From a single Arachis hypogaea cultivar Tifrunner chromosome 3, arahy.Tifrunner.gnm2.J5K5, whole genome shotgun sequence genomic region:
- the LOC112790549 gene encoding probable glutathione S-transferase yields the protein MAEEDVKLLGVVGSPFVCRVQIALKLKGVEYKFVTQDLQNKSEELLKYNPIHKKVPVLVHNERPINESLVIVEYIDEAWKGKSILPADPYQRALARFWAKFIDDKVFGAAWKSVFTVNEEEREKNVKETHEGLQFLEDELKDKFFGGEEYGLVDIAAVNIAFWVPLVQEVAGLQLFTNEKFPKLYKWSQEFLSQPTIEECLPPRDPIFAFFKGRYESLLASAK from the exons ATGGCTGAGGAAGATGTGAAGCTCTTGGGGGTTGTGGGAAGCCCGTTTGTTTGCAGGGTTCAGATTGCTCTAAAATTGAAGGGAGTTGAATACAAATTTGTAACACAAGATTTGCAGAACAAGAGTGAAGAACTCCTCAAATACAACCCAATTCACAAGAAGGTGCCAGTGCTTGTTCACAATGAGAGGCCCATAAATGAGTCCCTTGTGATTGTTGAATACATCGATGAAGCTTGGAAGGGCAAATCCATTTTGCCCGCCGATCCTTACCAGAGAGCCTTGGCACGTTTCTGGGCCAAGTTCATAGATGACAag GTGTTCGGTGCTGCATGGAAATCTGTTTTCACCGTTAACGAGGAAGAGCGTGAGAAGAACGTTAAAGAAACACACGAGGGTCTTCAGTTTCTTGAAGATGAGCTTAAAGACAAGTTTTTTGGAGGAGAGGAATATGGCCTTGTGGACATTGCCGCTGTAAACATTGCGTTTTGGGTGCCTCTGGTTCAAGAAGTTGCAGGTCTTCAACTGTTCACTAATGAGAAGTTTCCCAAACTCTACAAATGGAGTCAAGAATTTCTGAGTCAACCAACTATCGAAGAGTGTTTGCCTCCTAGAGACCCAATTTTTGCCTTCTTCAAAGGTCGCTACGAAAGCCTTCTTGCTTCAGCAAAATAG